One Pyrenophora tritici-repentis strain M4 chromosome 5, whole genome shotgun sequence DNA window includes the following coding sequences:
- a CDS encoding ProP, Permease major facilitator superfamily produces the protein MANADATMPADDKRLQEDADVPSPSMVSATEAPALTTMECVLTIGSIGLVVLMGALDSTIVATINPTLVAVFKSGGDIGWYGAVFLLVVGATLPFFGKLITIFLPRNVFLASLTILEIGCLMCALAQNSPTFIVGRAIAGLGCAGVLSGGLTITALITPLRYRAMFIGIIGGLEGVSSIIGPVIGGVLTNTIGWRWGFWINLPCGGLLFGVLLLAFRKPIRTPGNETNATKSPLEKLRQLDFAGGCIIIGSLTCLLLALQWGGATYPWASGRIIALFVIFFISFVLFAIWETRLGDAALFPMRLLKRKAFVASLWFGFCISSGMWIILYYLPVWFQAIMGVTAEGSGVRVLPMVISEVSVATVAAALVPVVGYLPPFVFSATTLSSIGAGLLSSLHPGSSRAQWIGYQVILGAGYGIGIQQSLVNAQASVEAADVGYGTSAVLLGNILGGSIFISIAQAVFLGEVLKLEGQFSGVSRDTLINDFRSLRDVVSPLDLATALDVYNSGLRKVFLMAAALCTLSVLAWPFIPWRSLKTKEKKDQNVESMTETVGRDVKNEKDVSSRD, from the exons ATGGCTAACGCAGATGCTACGATGCCAGCCGACGACAAGAGACTTCAGGAGGATGCAGACGTGCCATCTCCATCTATGGTTTCAGCCACAGAAGCTCCTGCGCTGACCACCATGGAATGCGTGCTAACCATCGGCTCGATTGGCCTGGTGGTTCTTATGGGCGCTTTG GATTCTACCATCGTGGCCACCATCAATCCAACCCTAGTTGCAGTATTCAAATCAGGCGGGGACATTGGATGGTATGGTGCCGTCTTCCTCTTAGTAGTTGGAGCTACTTTGCCTTTCTTTGGCAAGCTGATCACCATCTTCCTGCCAAGAAATGTTTTCCTGGCGTCCTTGACCATCTTGGAGATTGGGTGCTTGATGTGCGCTCTTGCTCAAAATTCGCCAACATTCATTGTTGGTCGAGCGATCGCTGGACTCGGATGTGCTGGCGTCCTTTCCGGCGGGTTAAC CATTACTGCGTTGATTACGCCACTACGGTATAGAGCCATGTTCATCGGCATCATTGGTGGCTTAGAAGGTGTTTCCAGTATCATAGGGCCCGTCATTGGTGGTGTCCTCACGAATACGATAGGATGGCGTTGGGGATTTTGGATCAACCTTCCCTGCGGCGGTCTCCTTTTCGGCGTCTTACTCCTTGCCTTTCGGAAGCCCATCAGGACGCCAGGCAATGAGACCAACGCAACAAAATCACCGCTCGAAAAACTGCGTCAACTGGACTTTGCTGGAGGTTGCATCATAATAGGTTCACTCACATGCTTGCTTCTGGCTTTGCAATGGGGAGGCGCTACGTATCCATGGGCTAGCGGTCGAATCATTGCGCTTTTCGTCATTTTCTTCATCTCCTTTGTCTTATTCGCGATTTGGGAAACTAGACTTGGTGATGCAGCGTTGTTTCCAATGCGCTTGCTGAAGAGGAAGGCCTTTGTGGCATCCCTTTGGTTCGGCTTCTGCATCTCCAGCGGCATGTGGATCATCCTCTATTAT CTTCCAGTATGGTTTCAGGCGATTATGGGAGTGACGGCCGAGGGATCTGGAGTCCGTGTCTTACCAATGGTAATATCCGAAGTTTCCGTTGCGACCGTAGCGGCAGCGCTAGTTCCAGTCGTCGGGTATTTGCCTCCCTTTGTCTTTTCAGCCACAACGCTGTCATCCATTGGCGCTGGTCTGTTGTCTTCGCTGCATCCCGGCAGCTCCAGGGCTCAGTGGATAGGATACCAAGTGATACTAGGTGCCGGCTACGGTATCGGAATTCAGCAATCTCTCGTCAACGCCCAAGCGTCAGTAGAAGCAGCAGACGTTGGATACGGGACATCTGCCGTGCTCTTGGGCAACATTCTCGGAGGCTCCATTTTCATTAGCATCGCGCAAGCCGTCTTCCTTGGCGAGGTTCTGAAACTCGAGGGCCAGTTTTCCGGAGTGTCGCGTGATACATTGATTAACGACTTTCGCTCGCTGCGAGATGTTGTCTCGCCACTGGATCTGGCAACAGCTTTGGATGTCTACAACTCGGGTTTGCGAAAGGTATTCCTGATGGCGGCAGCGTTGTGCACACTATCCGTATTGGCCTGGCCCTTCATTCCCTGGCGCTCGCTCAAGACCAAAGAGAAAAAGGATCAAAATGTGGAGAGCATGACAGAAACAGTAGGAAGGGACGTCAAGAATGAGAAGGATGTTTCTTCGAGGGACTGA